The Stenotrophomonas maltophilia genome includes a region encoding these proteins:
- a CDS encoding Orn/Lys/Arg family decarboxylase: protein MYFKSLDYPVIVIDNDYESPRIGGILIRALVEELRSNDQRVLCGLNLDDARAGARTYVAASAVLISIDGSEEVDGEFQRLTAFLREQSARRANLPVFLYGERRTIEKVPSKLLKYIHGFIFLFEDTKSFISRQVMRAAEDYMKNLLPPFFKALIHHAAESNYSWHTPGHAGGVAFTKSPVGRAFHQFYGENTLRSDLSISVPELGSLLDHTGPIKDAENEAARNFGADHTFFVTNGTSTANKIVWHGTVARGDVVFVDRNCHKSLLHALIMTGAVPVYFTPSRNAHGIIGPISLDQFTPESLQQRIAANPLASKAYKAGSKPRIAVVTNSTYDGLCYNAEKIADEIGSAVDFLHFDEAWYAYAAFHPFYENHYGMAKGKPREQDAIIFTTHSTHKLLAAFSQASMIHVRNSAQRNLDAERFNESFMMHTSTSPHYGVIAACDVASKMMEGDAGRSLVQEMHDEAIAFRRAMLHVRDDLGRDDWWFSVWQPTQVERSLDKGDTPAPMVAKREEWYLQPDAHWHGFENLVDDYVLIDPIKVTLLTPGLAMDGSMGKLGIPAAVLSKFLWGRGITVEKTNLYSVLFLFSMGITKGKWSTLVTELMAFKELYDRNAPLSQALPTLAADYPNAYAGWGLRDLCDALHAFNQEFAVAKVMREMYVDLPTPVMTPADAYNHLVKGEIERVDIEQVSGRIAATMLVPYPPGIPTIMPGERFGDSDEPIIQSLRIAREQNARFPGFESDVHGLIIENDGDVTSYKVEVLKA from the coding sequence GTGTACTTCAAGTCCCTGGACTACCCGGTCATTGTCATCGACAACGACTACGAGTCGCCGCGCATCGGCGGCATCCTGATCCGCGCCCTGGTGGAAGAGCTGCGCAGCAACGACCAGCGCGTGCTGTGCGGCCTGAACCTGGACGATGCCCGTGCCGGTGCCCGCACCTACGTGGCGGCGTCGGCGGTGCTGATCTCGATCGATGGCAGCGAAGAGGTGGATGGCGAGTTCCAGCGCCTGACCGCCTTCCTGCGCGAGCAGAGCGCGCGCCGCGCCAACCTGCCGGTGTTCCTGTACGGCGAGCGCCGCACCATCGAGAAGGTGCCGAGCAAGCTGCTCAAGTACATTCACGGCTTCATCTTCCTGTTCGAAGACACCAAGAGCTTCATCTCGCGACAGGTGATGCGCGCGGCCGAAGACTACATGAAGAACCTGCTGCCGCCGTTCTTCAAGGCGCTGATCCATCACGCGGCCGAGTCGAACTATTCCTGGCATACGCCGGGCCATGCCGGCGGCGTGGCGTTCACCAAATCGCCGGTCGGCCGTGCATTCCATCAGTTCTACGGCGAGAACACCCTGCGCAGCGATCTGTCGATCTCGGTGCCGGAGCTGGGTTCGCTGCTCGATCACACCGGCCCGATCAAGGACGCCGAGAACGAGGCGGCACGCAACTTCGGTGCCGACCATACCTTCTTCGTCACCAACGGCACCTCCACCGCCAACAAGATCGTCTGGCACGGCACAGTGGCCCGCGGCGACGTGGTATTCGTCGACCGCAACTGCCACAAGTCGCTGCTGCACGCGCTGATCATGACCGGCGCGGTGCCGGTGTACTTCACCCCCAGCCGCAACGCGCATGGCATCATCGGCCCGATCAGCCTGGACCAGTTCACGCCCGAGTCGCTGCAGCAGCGTATCGCCGCCAACCCGCTGGCCAGCAAGGCCTACAAGGCCGGCTCCAAGCCGCGCATCGCAGTGGTGACCAACTCCACCTACGATGGCCTGTGCTACAACGCCGAGAAGATCGCCGACGAGATCGGCAGCGCGGTGGACTTCCTGCATTTCGACGAAGCCTGGTACGCCTACGCTGCGTTCCATCCGTTCTACGAGAACCACTACGGCATGGCCAAGGGCAAGCCGCGCGAGCAGGATGCGATCATCTTCACCACGCATTCCACGCACAAGCTGCTGGCCGCGTTCTCGCAGGCCTCGATGATCCACGTGCGCAACTCGGCGCAGCGCAACCTGGATGCCGAGCGCTTCAACGAGTCGTTCATGATGCACACCTCGACCAGCCCGCATTACGGAGTGATCGCGGCCTGTGATGTGGCCTCGAAGATGATGGAAGGCGACGCCGGCCGTTCGCTGGTGCAGGAAATGCATGACGAGGCGATCGCGTTCCGCCGCGCGATGCTGCATGTCCGCGATGACCTCGGCCGCGACGACTGGTGGTTCAGCGTGTGGCAACCGACCCAGGTCGAGCGCAGTCTGGACAAGGGCGATACGCCGGCACCGATGGTGGCCAAGCGCGAGGAGTGGTACCTGCAGCCGGATGCGCACTGGCACGGCTTCGAGAACCTGGTGGATGACTATGTTCTGATCGACCCGATCAAGGTGACCCTGCTGACCCCGGGCCTGGCGATGGACGGCAGCATGGGCAAGCTGGGCATTCCGGCGGCGGTGCTGAGCAAGTTCCTGTGGGGCCGCGGCATCACCGTGGAGAAGACCAACCTGTACTCGGTGCTGTTCCTGTTCTCGATGGGCATCACCAAGGGCAAGTGGAGCACCCTGGTCACCGAACTGATGGCGTTCAAGGAACTGTACGACCGCAACGCGCCGCTCAGCCAGGCACTGCCGACGCTGGCCGCCGACTACCCGAATGCCTACGCCGGTTGGGGCCTGCGTGACCTGTGCGACGCGCTGCATGCGTTCAACCAGGAATTCGCGGTGGCCAAGGTGATGCGCGAGATGTACGTGGATCTGCCGACGCCGGTGATGACCCCGGCCGATGCCTACAACCACCTGGTGAAGGGCGAGATCGAGCGGGTCGACATCGAGCAGGTCAGTGGTCGCATCGCCGCGACCATGCTGGTGCCGTACCCGCCGGGCATTCCGACCATCATGCCGGGCGAGCGCTTTGGCGACAGCGATGAGCCGATCATCCAGTCGCTGCGCATCGCCCGTGAGCAGAATGCCCGCTTCCCGGGCTTCGAGTCGGACGTGCACGGGCTCATCATCGAGAACGACGGCGATGTGACCTCGTACAAGGTGGAGGTACTGAAGGCCTGA
- the adiC gene encoding arginine/agmatine antiporter: MAEAKKIGVVGATFLVAGNMMGSGVFLLPSSLAKIGTASIWGWLITTAGALLLAFVFAKLGKLAPKAGGPYAYARDWFGPYMGFQTNTIYWFANWIGNVAIPIAAVGYFSYFFPILSEPLVRCIAVLILVWALSFANVIGPAFVSRVQTVTTSFALVPILGIAIFGWFFFDADIFKGAYNVSGESNFGAISSAAALTLWAFIGVESASVTAGVVENPEKNVARATLAGVFLAAIAYIASSSVIMGMVPNGELQTSDAPFALAAAKAVGGWGGALVSLCAFIGAAGSLGGWILLTAQSAKAASDDGLFPSIFSKTNKDDVPVKGVLIVAVLMTLAVLVTSTSETASAQFDVITSAAVVLTLLPYIYSCVACYFVVERSHTLVHTGAFWTLTSLTVVYCLWAIYGSSGTIVQYAFLFVLFITVFYPFFSEERRQQRQRAREASAISAGAQRS, translated from the coding sequence ATGGCAGAAGCAAAGAAAATCGGGGTGGTCGGAGCCACCTTCCTCGTCGCCGGCAACATGATGGGCTCAGGCGTGTTCCTGCTGCCATCGAGCCTGGCCAAGATTGGTACCGCCTCGATCTGGGGCTGGTTGATCACTACCGCCGGTGCGCTGTTGCTGGCCTTCGTGTTCGCCAAGCTGGGCAAGCTGGCACCCAAGGCGGGCGGCCCGTACGCCTATGCGCGCGACTGGTTCGGGCCCTACATGGGCTTCCAGACCAACACCATCTACTGGTTCGCCAACTGGATCGGCAACGTCGCCATTCCGATCGCGGCAGTGGGCTATTTCAGCTACTTCTTCCCGATCCTGTCCGAGCCGCTGGTGCGCTGCATCGCGGTGCTGATCCTGGTGTGGGCGCTGAGTTTCGCCAACGTGATCGGTCCGGCGTTCGTCAGCCGGGTGCAGACCGTCACCACCAGTTTTGCGCTGGTGCCGATCCTGGGCATCGCCATCTTCGGCTGGTTCTTCTTCGATGCCGACATTTTCAAGGGCGCCTACAACGTGTCCGGCGAATCGAACTTCGGCGCGATCTCCAGCGCCGCGGCGCTGACGCTGTGGGCCTTCATTGGCGTCGAGTCGGCCTCGGTCACCGCTGGTGTGGTCGAGAACCCGGAAAAGAACGTGGCCCGCGCCACCCTGGCGGGTGTGTTCCTGGCCGCCATCGCCTACATCGCCAGCTCCTCGGTGATCATGGGCATGGTGCCCAATGGCGAACTGCAGACTTCCGATGCGCCGTTCGCACTGGCTGCGGCCAAGGCCGTCGGTGGCTGGGGCGGTGCGCTGGTCAGCCTGTGTGCCTTCATCGGCGCTGCCGGTTCGCTGGGCGGCTGGATCCTGCTGACCGCGCAGAGCGCCAAGGCGGCCTCCGATGACGGCCTGTTCCCGAGCATCTTCAGCAAGACCAACAAGGACGACGTACCGGTCAAGGGCGTACTGATCGTGGCCGTGCTGATGACCTTGGCGGTGCTGGTCACTTCCACCTCGGAAACCGCGTCGGCACAGTTCGACGTGATCACATCGGCGGCGGTGGTGCTGACCCTGCTGCCCTACATCTACTCGTGCGTGGCCTGCTACTTCGTGGTCGAGCGCTCGCACACCCTGGTCCACACCGGTGCGTTCTGGACCCTGACCAGCCTGACCGTCGTTTACTGCCTGTGGGCGATCTACGGCTCGTCGGGAACCATCGTGCAGTACGCGTTCCTGTTCGTGCTGTTCATCACCGTGTTCTATCCCTTCTTCAGCGAGGAGCGCCGCCAGCAGCGGCAGCGCGCCCGCGAGGCCTCGGCGATCAGCGCCGGCGCCCAGCGTTCCTGA
- a CDS encoding DcaP family trimeric outer membrane transporter → MRLAVLSLACLGALAITPAYAQQGDAEDAQALRREMAAMRQALERMQQRLDRLEQRDAAPVQATAAPAMAPMASAAPSDVIHRTQVPGVAQPVLPQRDSVADPSTAASRPDSAAGPTDPDLKGFFAIPGTDTVIRIGGYAKLDAIADSRAAGDEDQFIPSSMPVGGSHRDVSNFNIHAKQTRFSFEARRPTTHGNLRFYLENDFFGSSDGYEFRLRHAYGQLGNTYAGYGYSSFMDPDSLPDTLDFAGPGGAGYLLVAGIHHSFTMGKGNTLTVAAEDPKTELAGASDERAAVNRLPDVTVTARMERDWGHLQVGAVARSLAYDGDGERDRRMAGGLQLSGSASVGERDLLLFGALGGRGLSRYTADLTGSGLDAVVGVDGRLDALDLHGGFVGYTHYWSELWRSNLIFGQLTLERNAALAADAFRQSRYGVFNLIWSPAPSWTMGMELLYGRLEQQGGARGDTVRVQGSLQYNFIK, encoded by the coding sequence ATGCGTTTGGCCGTACTGAGTCTGGCATGCCTGGGGGCACTGGCGATCACGCCGGCGTACGCTCAACAGGGTGATGCAGAGGATGCGCAGGCATTGCGGCGCGAGATGGCCGCCATGCGCCAGGCGCTGGAACGCATGCAGCAACGGCTGGACCGGCTTGAGCAGCGCGATGCTGCGCCTGTGCAGGCAACAGCCGCGCCTGCAATGGCGCCGATGGCCTCTGCCGCCCCTTCCGACGTGATCCATCGCACCCAGGTGCCGGGTGTGGCGCAGCCGGTACTGCCGCAGCGCGATTCGGTCGCTGATCCGTCCACTGCGGCATCGCGACCGGACAGTGCGGCGGGCCCGACCGACCCGGATCTGAAGGGGTTCTTTGCCATACCCGGCACTGATACGGTGATCCGCATCGGCGGTTACGCCAAGCTGGATGCCATCGCCGATTCGCGCGCGGCCGGCGACGAGGATCAGTTCATTCCCTCGTCGATGCCGGTGGGCGGCAGCCACCGCGATGTCTCCAACTTCAACATCCACGCCAAGCAGACCCGCTTCAGCTTCGAGGCGCGGCGTCCAACCACGCACGGCAACCTGCGCTTCTATCTGGAGAACGACTTCTTCGGCAGCAGCGATGGCTACGAGTTCCGCCTGCGGCATGCGTATGGACAGCTCGGCAATACCTATGCCGGCTATGGCTACTCCAGCTTCATGGACCCGGACAGCCTGCCCGACACGCTGGACTTCGCCGGGCCGGGCGGCGCCGGCTATCTGCTGGTGGCCGGCATCCACCACAGCTTCACGATGGGCAAGGGCAACACGCTGACCGTGGCGGCCGAAGACCCGAAGACTGAACTTGCCGGTGCCAGTGATGAGCGGGCTGCGGTGAACCGTCTGCCGGACGTAACCGTGACCGCGCGCATGGAGCGCGACTGGGGCCACCTGCAGGTGGGCGCGGTGGCGCGCAGCCTGGCCTATGACGGCGATGGCGAGCGCGACCGGCGAATGGCCGGCGGCCTGCAGCTGAGTGGCTCGGCCTCGGTGGGCGAGCGCGACCTGCTGCTGTTCGGTGCGCTGGGAGGACGCGGCCTCAGCCGCTATACCGCCGACCTGACCGGCTCCGGGCTGGACGCGGTGGTCGGTGTCGATGGCCGCCTCGACGCGTTGGACCTGCACGGCGGCTTCGTCGGCTATACCCACTACTGGTCCGAGCTGTGGCGATCGAACCTGATCTTCGGCCAGCTGACCCTGGAGCGGAATGCCGCACTGGCGGCCGATGCCTTCCGGCAGAGCCGGTACGGCGTATTCAACCTGATCTGGAGCCCCGCGCCGTCCTGGACGATGGGCATGGAGCTGTTGTACGGCCGCCTGGAACAGCAGGGCGGCGCACGCGGCGACACGGTCCGGGTGCAGGGCAGCCTGCAATACAACTTCATCAAATAA
- the dsbG gene encoding thiol:disulfide interchange protein DsbG, with amino-acid sequence MLSISLRTAPAVLLLPVMLALAACSQAQTPPGKAATASATTAPASAAKGDRPAVLKGIEKHGFEVVAEFDAPDGLRGFAGVVGGQQPAAAYVTADGKHVLVGSLFDAEGNDVAAEAVEKLVAAPMSAKMWTKLEASAWVRDGKADAPRVVYTFSDANCPYCHKFWEAARPWVDAGKVQLRHIMVGVIREDSPAKAAAILSARDPSAALLENEHQFDRGGIKALPNISREIAGKLDANQVLMLEMGFQGTPGILFQDAQGQVQRRAGLPQGDDLQTVLGPR; translated from the coding sequence ATGTTGTCGATTTCCCTGCGCACCGCCCCGGCGGTGCTCCTGCTGCCGGTCATGCTGGCATTGGCCGCCTGCAGCCAGGCACAGACGCCGCCGGGCAAGGCCGCCACGGCATCGGCGACGACTGCTCCGGCATCTGCCGCCAAGGGCGACCGTCCAGCGGTGCTGAAGGGCATCGAGAAGCACGGCTTCGAGGTCGTTGCCGAGTTCGATGCGCCGGACGGCCTGCGCGGTTTTGCTGGCGTGGTGGGAGGGCAGCAGCCTGCAGCGGCCTATGTCACGGCCGATGGCAAGCACGTACTGGTGGGCAGCCTGTTCGATGCCGAAGGTAATGATGTGGCTGCCGAAGCGGTCGAGAAGCTGGTTGCCGCACCGATGTCGGCCAAAATGTGGACCAAGCTCGAAGCCAGCGCCTGGGTACGTGATGGCAAGGCCGACGCGCCCCGCGTGGTCTATACCTTCAGCGATGCCAACTGCCCGTATTGCCACAAGTTCTGGGAGGCGGCCCGTCCGTGGGTCGACGCCGGCAAGGTACAGTTGCGCCACATCATGGTGGGTGTGATCCGCGAGGACAGTCCGGCCAAGGCCGCAGCCATCCTCTCCGCACGTGATCCGAGCGCGGCGCTGCTGGAGAACGAACACCAGTTCGACCGTGGCGGCATCAAAGCGCTGCCGAACATCAGCCGCGAGATCGCCGGCAAGCTCGACGCCAACCAGGTGTTGATGCTGGAGATGGGGTTCCAGGGCACCCCGGGCATCCTGTTCCAGGATGCACAGGGCCAGGTGCAGCGCCGGGCCGGATTGCCGCAGGGCGACGACCTGCAGACGGTGCTTGGTCCGCGCTGA
- a CDS encoding TlpA disulfide reductase family protein has translation MSSVGPVPMPVVLILMCTLLAMIVARLWPRRAVGMPLPSAAGIVLDMLLIGLLCGRVSFVVLNFALYRSEPWSILQVTDGGYHLMVVLVAGLSWGLWRLRPWRQLRAPVLTSALVGVLFWVAGGQLLSAWEERQMPLPALQVADLQGDRIDLQQFRGKPLVLNLWATWCGPCRREMPVLATAQQAHDDVQFVFLNQGETLDEVQGFLAGERLMLGNVLLDDDAAASTVLGVQAYPSTLFFDADGRLRELHLGELTAAGLEHKLRRLR, from the coding sequence ATGTCGAGTGTTGGACCGGTACCGATGCCGGTGGTGTTGATCCTGATGTGCACGTTGCTGGCCATGATCGTTGCCCGTCTTTGGCCGCGCAGGGCAGTGGGAATGCCGCTGCCGTCGGCAGCAGGCATCGTGCTGGACATGCTGCTGATCGGCCTGCTGTGTGGTCGTGTCAGTTTTGTTGTGCTGAATTTCGCGCTCTATCGTTCGGAGCCCTGGAGCATTCTGCAGGTCACCGATGGTGGCTATCACCTGATGGTGGTGCTGGTGGCCGGGCTGTCGTGGGGATTATGGCGTCTGCGGCCGTGGCGTCAGTTGCGTGCACCGGTGCTGACGAGCGCACTGGTAGGCGTGTTGTTCTGGGTCGCTGGTGGCCAGTTGCTGTCGGCATGGGAGGAGCGGCAGATGCCGTTGCCGGCGCTGCAGGTGGCGGACCTTCAAGGCGATCGTATCGATCTGCAGCAGTTCCGCGGCAAGCCGCTGGTGCTGAATCTGTGGGCCACATGGTGCGGGCCCTGCCGGCGTGAGATGCCGGTGCTGGCGACGGCACAACAGGCACATGATGACGTGCAGTTCGTATTCCTCAACCAGGGTGAAACCCTGGATGAGGTCCAGGGTTTCCTGGCCGGCGAACGACTGATGCTGGGCAACGTGCTGCTGGATGATGACGCTGCTGCTTCCACCGTGCTCGGCGTTCAGGCATATCCTTCCACGCTCTTTTTCGACGCCGATGGGCGCCTGCGTGAACTGCACCTGGGCGAACTGACTGCGGCCGGCCTTGAACACAAACTGCGCCGGCTGCGGTAG
- a CDS encoding GlxA family transcriptional regulator, giving the protein MEGVRNEAFVEVAVVEYPGGDPSAASVLAEMAHVANRLAQQQRRPFKRVLVTRWIVPASQTGVHRIAGAEMLDAAIPAVIAVPGQISPGACLRAEEVLLDWLRAHYDGGSLLAAASDGVGVLARAGLLAGRTVSGPDLGRHPGLQAQAVSWVPSERALVDDGDLLTVGGSQAWRFLGLRLLYRLHGQGVASAVAQQLGIVVPAGIQQDLERFSANFAHGDRDVLKAQRWLHTTAARGATLAAICEVSGLEPRTLQRRFLRATGLRPIEYCQRLRIAKAQTLLQQGAGIEEVAWGVGYADQSAFRRLFLRIVGMTPANYRRHVNCKRRERPLMPSVAGSLRGLQASPGMQLGRSAA; this is encoded by the coding sequence GTGGAGGGAGTCAGGAACGAAGCATTCGTAGAGGTTGCGGTGGTCGAATATCCGGGAGGGGACCCCTCCGCCGCCTCTGTGCTGGCCGAAATGGCCCACGTCGCCAACCGCCTGGCCCAACAGCAGCGCCGACCCTTCAAGCGTGTGCTTGTCACCCGCTGGATCGTTCCCGCCAGCCAGACCGGTGTACACCGCATCGCGGGTGCTGAAATGCTCGACGCCGCCATTCCCGCGGTGATCGCGGTTCCCGGCCAGATCAGCCCCGGAGCCTGTCTGCGCGCCGAGGAGGTCCTGCTGGACTGGTTGCGGGCCCATTATGACGGGGGCAGCCTGCTGGCTGCTGCCAGCGACGGGGTCGGTGTACTGGCCCGTGCGGGACTGCTGGCCGGAAGAACGGTCAGCGGCCCCGATCTGGGGCGACATCCAGGGTTGCAGGCGCAGGCGGTGAGCTGGGTGCCCAGTGAGCGGGCGCTGGTCGACGATGGCGATCTGCTGACGGTTGGCGGATCGCAGGCATGGCGTTTCCTCGGGCTGCGTTTGCTGTACCGGCTGCACGGGCAGGGCGTGGCGAGCGCGGTCGCGCAACAGCTCGGGATCGTCGTGCCCGCAGGAATCCAGCAGGATCTTGAGCGTTTCAGTGCCAACTTCGCCCACGGTGACCGCGATGTGCTGAAGGCCCAGCGCTGGCTGCATACCACTGCCGCACGAGGAGCCACTCTGGCCGCAATCTGCGAGGTTTCCGGATTGGAACCGCGCACCCTGCAGCGGCGCTTCCTCCGAGCGACCGGTCTGCGGCCGATCGAATACTGCCAACGGCTGCGCATTGCCAAGGCGCAGACCCTGCTGCAGCAGGGCGCAGGCATCGAGGAGGTGGCCTGGGGGGTGGGCTACGCTGATCAGAGCGCGTTCCGGCGTCTGTTCCTCCGCATCGTGGGCATGACACCGGCCAACTATCGCCGCCACGTCAACTGCAAGCGGCGGGAGCGACCGTTGATGCCGTCGGTGGCCGGAAGTCTGCGCGGCCTGCAGGCGTCCCCCGGAATGCAGTTGGGGCGGAGTGCGGCCTGA
- a CDS encoding heavy metal-responsive transcriptional regulator — translation MNIGQLARQAGVPIDTVRYYERQQLLPTAARSAGGYRIFGEPDLRRLRFIRRAKALGFSLEEIGELLALSDHHQQDMGSVRDTAQARLQDIAQRMAELQRMHIALSQLVDACPGHGALDQCPILAALTDDTTAAGD, via the coding sequence ATGAACATTGGACAACTGGCCCGTCAGGCGGGCGTGCCGATCGATACGGTCCGCTATTACGAACGGCAGCAGCTGCTGCCGACGGCGGCGCGCTCGGCCGGGGGTTACCGCATCTTCGGCGAGCCGGATCTGCGCCGGCTGCGCTTCATCCGCCGCGCCAAGGCACTGGGCTTCAGCCTGGAGGAAATCGGAGAACTGCTCGCGCTCAGTGATCACCACCAGCAGGACATGGGCAGCGTGCGTGACACCGCGCAGGCCCGCCTGCAGGACATCGCACAACGGATGGCCGAACTGCAGCGCATGCACATCGCGCTGTCGCAGCTGGTCGACGCCTGCCCCGGCCATGGCGCGCTGGACCAGTGCCCGATCCTGGCCGCTCTGACCGACGACACCACGGCCGCAGGCGACTGA
- a CDS encoding GNAT family N-acetyltransferase: MNDSVSCQFREAVPTVEDYCQLRVLAGLSAKSQEAAARALPNTLYGVCAYQGNELVAMGRIVGDGGCHLQVCDIAVLPRLQGQGLGKEVMRRLDGWMQANLPPSAYVSLLADGEAHRLYAQFGFAPAAPASIGMYRRF; encoded by the coding sequence ATGAATGATTCCGTCAGCTGCCAGTTCCGCGAGGCTGTCCCCACGGTCGAAGACTATTGCCAGCTGCGTGTGCTGGCGGGCCTCAGTGCCAAGAGCCAGGAGGCGGCGGCACGCGCGCTGCCCAATACCCTGTATGGCGTGTGCGCCTACCAGGGCAATGAGCTGGTAGCGATGGGCCGCATCGTCGGCGATGGTGGGTGCCACCTGCAGGTCTGTGATATCGCCGTGCTGCCGCGCCTGCAGGGGCAGGGCCTGGGCAAGGAAGTGATGCGTCGCCTGGATGGCTGGATGCAGGCGAACCTGCCGCCGTCTGCATACGTCAGCCTTCTGGCCGATGGTGAAGCGCACCGGTTGTACGCGCAGTTTGGTTTCGCACCCGCCGCACCTGCATCGATCGGGATGTATCGCCGGTTCTGA
- a CDS encoding SOS response-associated peptidase family protein — translation MCYSALIRADYAKLVREFGAILSLEEFAELYAHDPGKKRPKTPKAMDDGFAGARTEQGRDIVAKIQQWHAQERQNLEAELARQRERRDIAHATLATRPTQKARNDLRVAGNRIERAQARLEDLHRVQLLPRDNRIFPGTYAPVMVSESGRRVIKPMRYQCRLPDKPARNDVLYPGTYNARRDSLEGYWRGAFGLRHGVVVVQAFYEHVPRHAIAGRALGASEKEQDVVLEFRPDPPRDLLLACLWAEWEGPEGRLLSFATITDTPPRDVAAAGHDRGVIPIRREHLDAWLNPDPDNLAGQYSILDDREDIRYLYEEAG, via the coding sequence ATGTGCTATTCCGCCCTGATCCGCGCTGACTACGCCAAGCTGGTCCGCGAGTTCGGTGCCATCCTGTCGCTGGAGGAGTTCGCCGAACTGTACGCGCACGATCCCGGCAAGAAGCGGCCGAAAACCCCCAAGGCCATGGACGACGGCTTTGCCGGCGCGCGCACCGAACAGGGTCGCGACATCGTTGCGAAGATCCAGCAGTGGCATGCGCAGGAACGCCAGAATCTCGAGGCGGAGCTGGCCCGCCAACGCGAGCGCCGCGATATCGCCCACGCGACGCTCGCCACCCGCCCGACCCAGAAGGCACGCAACGACCTGCGCGTGGCCGGCAACCGCATCGAGCGCGCCCAGGCCCGGCTTGAGGACCTGCACCGGGTACAACTACTGCCGCGCGACAACCGCATTTTTCCCGGCACCTACGCGCCGGTGATGGTCAGCGAGAGCGGCCGACGGGTGATCAAGCCGATGCGCTACCAATGCCGGCTGCCGGACAAGCCGGCACGCAACGACGTGCTCTACCCCGGCACCTACAACGCACGACGCGACAGCCTGGAAGGCTATTGGCGCGGCGCGTTCGGCCTTCGCCACGGCGTTGTCGTGGTGCAGGCGTTCTATGAGCACGTACCACGCCACGCGATCGCAGGGCGCGCGCTTGGCGCCAGTGAAAAGGAGCAGGATGTGGTGCTGGAGTTTCGCCCCGACCCGCCCCGCGACCTGCTTCTGGCCTGCCTCTGGGCGGAATGGGAGGGACCGGAAGGACGCCTGCTCTCATTCGCCACGATCACCGACACCCCGCCACGCGATGTCGCCGCGGCAGGTCACGATCGCGGCGTGATACCGATCCGCAGGGAGCATCTCGATGCGTGGCTCAACCCCGATCCGGACAACCTGGCCGGGCAGTACAGCATCCTAGACGACCGCGAGGACATCCGTTACCTGTACGAGGAGGCCGGCTGA
- a CDS encoding response regulator — translation MTVLQDLRVLVVENDEMSAALLQMQLVHAGATVVGLAASVAEALRVLEDSVPDVALLDYRLARNETSEPVAAALSARGVPFVLATGMLAEQLPESMLSGVLLVKPYLSADLTRALSRAVGRSSATA, via the coding sequence ATGACAGTGTTGCAGGACCTGAGGGTGCTGGTGGTCGAGAACGACGAGATGAGCGCAGCCTTGCTGCAGATGCAGCTGGTGCATGCCGGCGCGACCGTGGTCGGGTTGGCGGCGAGCGTGGCTGAAGCATTGCGCGTGCTGGAAGACTCGGTCCCCGATGTGGCCCTGCTGGACTATCGCCTGGCCCGCAACGAGACCAGCGAGCCGGTGGCGGCAGCATTGTCGGCGCGAGGCGTACCGTTCGTGCTTGCCACCGGAATGCTGGCTGAGCAGCTGCCCGAGTCTATGCTGTCCGGAGTACTGCTGGTCAAGCCGTATCTGTCGGCGGACCTGACCCGGGCGCTGAGCCGTGCGGTGGGCCGTTCCAGCGCAACGGCGTGA